In Mercurialis annua linkage group LG5, ddMerAnnu1.2, whole genome shotgun sequence, a single genomic region encodes these proteins:
- the LOC126682752 gene encoding cytochrome c1-2, heme protein, mitochondrial-like, with translation MGGGIIHQLLRRKLQSRSAAAPFSSIFASKKVPDDAGSVGSKSFKTFALIGAGLSGFLSFATIASADEAEHGLECPSYPWPHKGILSSYDHASIRRGHQVYQEVCASCHSMSLISYRDLVGVAFTEEEVKAMAAEIEVVDGPNDEGEMFTRPGKLSDRLPQPYANEQAARFANGGAYPPDLSLITKARHNGQNYVFALLTGYRDPPAGVQIREGLHYNPYFPGGAIAMPKMLNDGAVEYEDGTPATEAQMGKDVVSFLTWAAEPEMEERKLMGFKWIFVLSLALLQAGYYRRMRWSVLKSRKLIVDVVN, from the exons ATGGGTGGAGGAATAATCCACCAGCTTTTAAGAAGGAAACTTCAGTCACGCTCTGCT GCTGCTCCTTTTTCATCTATCTTCGCTTCGAAGAAAGTTCCTGATGATGCTGGATCTGTCGGTTCAAAgtcttttaaaacatttgcaCTCATCGGGGCTGGTCTTTCAGGGTTTCTGAGTTTTGCAACCATAGCTTCAGCTGATGAGGCAGAACATGGCTTAGAGTGTCCAAGCTATCCATGGCCTCACAAAGGCATTTTGAGTTCATATGATCATGCTTC GATTCGCCGTGGTCACCAAGTTTACCAGGAAGTCTGTGCATCTTGTCACTCCATGTCCCTGATATCATACCGTGATTTAGTGGGTGTTGCATTTACAGAAGAGGAGGTGAAAGCTATGGCAGCTGAGATTGAGGTAGTTGATGGGCCTAATGATGAGGGTGAGATGTTTACCCGTCCTGGTAAACTCAGTGATCGTCTTCCTCAGCCATATGCTAATGAACAAGCTGCTAGATTTGCTAATGGAGGTGCCTATCCTCCAGATCTTAGTCTTATCACAAAA GCTCGTCACAATGGTCAGAACTATGTATTCGCTCTGTTAACTGGTTATCGTGATCCTCCTGCTGGCGTTCAG ATTAGAGAGGGGTTACATTATAATCCCTACTTCCCTGGAGGAGCTATTGCCATGCCTAAAATGTTGAATGATGGTGCTGTTGAGTACGAAGATGGTACCCCTGCAACTGAAGCACAG ATGGGGAAAGATGTTGTGTCATTTTTAACATGGGCAGCAGAACCAGAAATGGAAGAAAGGAAATTG ATGGGTTTTAAGTGGATCTTTGTACTCTCATTGGCATTGCTTCAAGCCGGATATTACCGGCGCATGAGGTGGTCAGTGCTCAAGTCACGGAAGCTTATTGTTGACGTAGTCAACTAA
- the LOC126682452 gene encoding uncharacterized protein LOC126682452 codes for MDGSDRWRVVSCSQEKTIINPIMLRFRPIAPKPVGNGSGFSDCWNKNSLVMSNVRTKRKYVKVKKRTEFNYKRRRDKNKSVSSSDLEKEDDRTEEKLFTLQLLPEKIVDDEVKDSSGSSGSSAVVISKDYHEKSDLTAVTSFNYLSNKQRNGEADRRVLETVVTVESVTDTCMDELVLGVGSTDVERMKNLEKDTCPGFISDGSNRVEWVNEAYKKMIMTGNEGEQNISAVRLVIKEKVLPHLNNRAAFTCWVRLQYTWRTEKNIQMVPCDVWKMSFGGFAWRLDVKAALSLGVYKS; via the coding sequence ATGGATGGAAGCGATCGGTGGCGCGTGGTTTCTTGCTCTCAGGAAAAAACGATAATCAATCCGATAATGCTTAGATTCCGTCCGATTGCACCGAAACCGGTGGGGAACGGATCAGGCTTTTCCGACTGTTGGAATAAGAATAGTTTGGTTATGAGTAATGTTAGGACTAAGAGAAAGTATGTTAAGGTTAAAAAGAGGACTGAATTTAACTACAAACGAAGAAGAGACAAAAATAAATCAGTTTCATCGTCAGATCTTGAAAAGGAAGATGATCGGACGGAGGAGAAGCTTTTTACGCTACAGTTACTACCGGAGAAAATCGTTGATGACGAAGTTAAGGATTCGTCAGGATCTTCCGGTAGCAGTGCGGTGGTTATAAGCAAAGATTATCATGAAAAGTCAGATCTAACGGCGGTAACTTCGTTTAACTACTTGAGCAACAAACAGAGGAACGGAGAAGCAGATCGGAGGGTTTTGGAAACGGTGGTGACGGTAGAAAGCGTGACAGACACGTGCATGGATGAGTTGGTGTTAGGGGTGGGAAGTACGGACGTGGAGAGAATGAAGAATCTAGAGAAGGACACGTGTCCAGGGTTTATATCGGACGGTTCAAACAGAGTAGAGTGGGTTAATGAAGCGTACAAGAAGATGATAATGACTGGGAATGAAGGAGAACAGAATATTTCAGCAGTGAGGTTGGTGATAAAAGAGAAGGTACTGCCACATCTGAATAACCGGGCAGCATTTACATGCTGGGTCAGGTTACAGTACACGTGGCGGACGGAGAAGAATATACAGATGGTACCGTGTGATGTGTGGAAGATGAGCTTCGGCGGATTTGCATGGAGGCTGGACGTTAAAGCAGCTCTGAGCTTGGGTGTCTATAAATCATGA